The sequence below is a genomic window from Thioclava nitratireducens.
ACCGTCGAGATTTCGGGAAGCAACATGGCCGATGCTCCGGTTCTGCCTGACCTGCTCGACCAGATCCCCGAGGGTGAAGAGATCTGCAGGTTCACGGCAGACGGTGCCCACGACACTCGCAAATGCTATGACGCCATCGCCGAGCGCGGCGCTCATGTTTTCTTCCCGCCTCGCCGACCCTGCGGGCATCGAAGTATCTGGGCTGCGCCCTGTAGCGAAGATGGAGCGGATACCCCCGCCGGAGCCGCGTCGAAACCAAGATGCACTGCGTGAAACTTCTGGGGCAGCGCCTCATGGCGCGGGATTTCGATCGCCAGATCGCGGAACTTCCGGGTCCGCATCGCCGTCATAAACGGCTACATAGCGCTCGGCATACCCCTCACAGAGGCTGTGGGATAAGTCTATCCGGGGTAGGGGAACCTCGGCTATCAGCCAATTTGTGCAACAGAGCGGCTCTGATGCCAAAATGTTCATATATAGGTTTGATTTGCTAAATCAGTCGCATATGGTGAAAGTCGCTCATTTGATGGGTCGAGAGAGCCGTCAGCAAGACTTCGAAAAGGAGCGAGTGCTTATGCAGAAACCCAGCCGCCTGCGTCGCTTGCTCTCACTTAACCAGCACCGCAAACGCTGGGGGGCGTTCCATCATGCGTCGAGAGATACCGATCTAAATCGCCTCAAAGAGACGATCATCGATGTTGGCGATGCTGAGCAGACGCGAGGATCCACGAAGTCGTTGGATCAGCATTTGGAAAATCTGCGCCGTGAATTCTCGGGGCAATCTGAATTGCTTTGGCATCATGCGAAGCTGATCGTCCTGATCCGCCGTGAATTTCAGACCTCTCAGCAATACTCCGAATTCCGCACCCTTTGGGACCAAGAGGGTGCATTTTTGCGCGAAAACTTGAACATCAGGTGGCTCGTTTCGGCGACCGATACATTCGCAGAGCATGACGAAGACCCTGCCGTTCGCGCGGTTGCGATGATGGCGTCGGTGCTGGTGAATACGGTTAAGATGCAGGAAAGCGAACGATTCATCACGCATGCGAACGATTTCTCGGCGGATCCGGAGCGGGTTGCCACACTTCAGGAGGAGCTTGTGCCACTCTTCGAAGGGATGTCTTGCTTTACCGTTGGGACAGACGACACATTGCGCAACATGGTGTGGCGACTGCATCCGTTCTTGGGGGTCGAACCTGCGGGGCCAATTCTCAATGAAATCTGGCGTAGGTTTCAAGTTGAGGACACGGTTTTCAACCGGATGCGCCGCCTGCACCGGCGCGAAAAAACCCGGTGGTGGGAGGACTGACGAAGTCAGGCCTCGAGGAGGCCCGCGGGATCCAGGCGGATTTCATGTCGTTCAGCCGTTCCAACGTGCGCTAGGCCCAGGACCCGTTAATGGACTTTGTGCCGCCGCTGGTGTGGCGCGTTTCACGCTCTCCAGCTATCGGAGGGCACGAGTGGTAATATTTTCTTGCTGGGTGATGAACGGATGGCGCGGTTCCGGCCCTTCTTTCTGAGGAGCCACGGTCGACCGCGCGTCGATGAACAGCGAGTTCTCAATTGCACGATTTCTATCAATCGCAATGGGTTGCGTTGGCCGAAAGACCCTGATGCTACCAGAGAAAGAGTCTTGAAAGCGCTGTGGCCCCGTCTCCCGAAAAACCGCGTAGGTTGCCAAGCTGGTCCCGATCCCCGAAGATTCCGGCCGAATGCGAAGCGGCTCGAAGCAGGGCCCACGCGGCAGCGAAAAGAGGATGCGATGAAACTGAATGTCTATCTGGCGGGCGAAATTCATACCGATTGGCGCGAGGCGGTGAAGTCGGCCTGCGAGGGGTTGGATATCGAATGGTCGGGGCCTGTCACCGATCACGGCGCTTCGGATGATTGCGGGGTCGAAATCTTCGGCGCGGAAGAGGACAAGTTCTGGCATGACCGCAAGGGCGCGTCGCTCAACGCGATCCGGATTCGCACCGGGATAGCGCGCTGCGACGTGCTCGTCGTCTGTTTCGGCGAGAAATACAAGCAGTGGAATGCGGCCTTCGACGCGGGCTATGCGGCGGCGCTCGGCAAACCGATTATCGTGCTTCAGCCGCCCGAGCATGACCATGCGCTCAAGGAGGTCGATGCTGCGGCCAATGCGGTCGCGCGCACGCCCGAACAGGTGGCCCGCGCCCTGCGCTATGTGACGACGGCGGCGCTGTAAGGCGCAACGGTGCCCCGCCCGGATCAGCCGCGTGAGCGGCCCGGGCAGCGCGAGCGAATTTGTGATGAGGGCGGCGCCCGACCTCGGGTGGGCGCTAGCACTAGATGGGTGGTCTGCGCTTTATTGGGCCACATCCGACCAACTGTTGAGCGCGCGGTGTCGCTGCAGAAGCGCCCTCCCGAGGTCGGGCGCTGCCCGGGGCTGGTCGCCCCGGGCGTCGGTCTGAGCTGGGACCGGAGTCTCGCTGATCGTCCAAACAAAAACGCCCCCCGCAGGCAGTGCTGCGAGGGGCGCGACTTTTTCAAGCCAGACGATCAGGCGAGATCGAAGCGATCGGCGTTCATCACCTTCGTCCAGGCGGCTACGAAGTCTTCCACGAACTTCTCGCTCGCGTCGTCCTGAGCGTAGACCTCGGCATAGGCGCGCAGGATCGCGTTCGAGCCGAAGACCAGATCGACGCGGCTCGCGGTCCATTTCACCGCGCCGGTCTTGCGGTCGCGGATCTCGTAGGCCCCGTCGCCCACCGGATGCCAGCTATAGCCCATATCGGTCAGGTTGACGAAGAAGTCGGTCGTCAGCTGGCCTTCGCGGTCGGTGAAGACACCGTGCTTGGTGCCGCCATGGTTGGCGCCGATCGCCCGCATGCCGCCGATCAGGACGGTCATTTCAGGCGCGGTCAGCCCCATCAGCTGGGCACGATCCAGAAGCATCTCCTCGGGCGAGACGACGTAGTCCTGCTTGAGCCAGTTGCGGAAGCCGTCGGCGAGCGGTTCGAGCACGTCGAAGCTGTCGGCATCGGTCATCTCGTCGGTCGCGTCGCCGCGACCCGGTGCGAAGGGCACCGCGATGTCGTGACCTGCCGCTTTGATCGCCTTCTCGACGCCGACATTGCCCGCGAGCACGATCACGTCCGCCACCGAGGCACCTGCTTCCGCCGCGATCGGTTCGAGCACCGAGAGCACCTTCTGCAGACGCGCAGGCTCGTTGGCTTTCCAGTCTTTCTGCGGAGCCAGACGGATGCGCGCGCCATTGGCGCCGCCCCGCATGTCCGAGCCGCGATAGGTGCGTGCGCTGTCCCATGCGGTCGAGACCAGCTCGGCCACCGACAGGTCCGAGGCCGCGATCTTCGCCTTCACAGCCTCGACGTCCCAATCGGTCGAACCGGCGGGGACCGGGTCCTGCCAGATCAGATCTTCCGACGGCACCCACGGACCCTTGTAGCGAACCTTCGGGCCCATGTCGCGGTGGGTCAGCTTGAACCAGGCGCGGGCGAAGGTGTCCTTGAAATACTCCGGGTCGGCCATGAATTTCTGGCAGATCTCGTTGTAGATCGGGTCGACCTTCATCGCCATGTCGGCGTCGGTCATCATCGGCATCCGGCGCTTGGTCGGGTCCGACGGGTCCCGCGGCATGTCTTCTTCGGCGATGTCCACCGGCTTCCACTGTTTCGCGCCAGCGGGGCTCTGGGTGACTTCCCATTCGTGACCGAAGAGCATCTCGAAATAGCCCATGTCGAATTCGAGCGGGTTCGTCGTCCACGCGCCTTCCGGCCCGCCGGTGATCGCGTTGCTCGCTTGCCCTTTGAGGTTCGGGTTGAACCAGCCGAGGCCCTGCTGATCGACATCGGCCGCCTCCGGCTCCGCGCCGAGGGCCGACGCGTCACCATTGCCGTGGCATTTGCCGACGGTGTGGCCGCCCGCCGTCAGCGCGGCGGTTTCCTCGTCATTCATCGCCATGCGCGCGAAGGTCTCACGGACTTGTGCCGCGGTCTTCATCGGGTCGGGCTGGCCGTTGACGCCTTCGGGATTCACGTAGATCAGGCCCATTTGCACGGCGGCGAGCGGGTTTTCCATCGTGTCGGGCTTGTCGACATTGGCGTAGCGTTCGTCCGACGGCGCGAGCCATTCCTTCTCGGCGCCCCAGTAGGTGTCCTTCTCGGGATGCCAGATGTCCTCGCGACCAAAGCCGAAGCCGAAAGTCTTGAGCCCCATGCTTTCATAAGCGACGGTGCCAGCGAGGATGATCAGGTCCGCCCAGCTGAGCCGGTTGCCGTATTTCTTCTTGAGCGGCCAGAGCAGGCGGCGGGCCTTGTCGAGGCTCGCATTGTCGGGCCAGGAGTTGAGGGGTGCGAAGCGGATATTGCCGGTGCCTGCGCCGCCGCGGCCATCGGCGAGACGATAGGAGCCCGCCGAGTGCCAGGCGAGACGGATCATCAGCCCGCCGTAATGGCCCCAGTCAGCCGGCCACCACTCCTGGCTTTCGGTCAGCAGCGCATGCAGATCGGCTTTCAGCGCCTCATAGTCGAGCTTCTCGACCTCTTCGGCATAGTCGAAGCTGCGCCCCAGCGGGTCCGACTTGGTGTCATGCTGGTGCAGGATGTCGAGGTTGAGCGCCTGCGGCCACCAATTCATCACGTTCGAGCCAAGCTCGGTATTTCCGCCATGCATCACCGGGCACTTGCCGCCGGTGTTCACTTCGTTTCCATCCATCTGTGCTTCCTCCTGCTGAGCACGGGGTTGATCGAACAGACCGGTCGAGGTCTGACGTGCCGCAGCTTACTCGAATGGAGCCCGGGCACGTGAATTCACATCTTAGATGATGGTGATAGCAGGCGTTGTGATAAATAAAAATTTGTAAATTATAATTATGGGCATAAGCTAAAGTTATGGCTTCGTGGTGTAGTGGCGAAACCGAAGTTCTCAGGGCGTTTTTCGCTCGTCGCGGTAAGGCTCTCGGTCTTTCCTGGTTTGGAGAGGGTTGCCAAGGAAGGCCGCCCTGCGGAAAGCTTCTATGCGAGGGAACTGCCTCGGTGATCTCTCCCGACGAACCTGTTGACTCCTCTTTTCGGATGACAGTCGTGGCGAGAGGGAAGCTCGAGGCAGAGCGCAGCCGTCACGACGCGGATGGCCCTGTCCCGGGCTTGCTTCAGAGCGCGGTCCAGACTCCTCCCGCCTGGGATGATCGCAAGGCTGCCGAGATGAAGCGCATTCCCGCCAAGCCATCAGCCACGCCAGGCAGCAATCCAAGCGGTCTGGGTTCGCCGCGCTCGTGTGCCAGGATTGCGTCAGCTGCGGCGCTATAGATATTGCCGAAAGCCTCGAGGAACCCTTCCGGATGCCCAGCCGGAACACGGCCCATCTCGGCCACCTCGGGCGTGAGCCCCGGCCCGCCCCGGGACAGCAGATACGGGGGCTCTCCGAAGGGGGAGACGCGTAGACTATCGGGTGCGGTTTGCAGCCATTCAAGCCCCGCCGTCTCGCCATAGACGCGCAGTTTCAGCCCATTCTCGTTGCCCGGAGAAACCTGGCTGGCCCAGAGCATGCCCTTCGCCCCGCTCTCATAACGGATCAACATCTGCACGTCGTCATCGACCGCGCGTCCGGCCACGAAACTGGTGAGCTCGGCGCAGACTTCGCGCGGCTCGAGACACGACACGAAGCTCGCGAGGTTCATTGCGTGGGTGCCGATATCACCGAGCGAACCCGCTGCACCGGCGCGCGCGGGATCGGTGCGCCAGACCGCCTGTTTCGTGCCATCCGTTTCCACCGGTTCAGTTAGCCAGTCCTGTGGATACTCGACCTGAACGACCCGGATGCGCCCGAGTTTTCCGGCTTCCACCATAGCGCGGGCCTGTCGCACCATCGCGTAGCCGGTGTAGTTATGTGTGAGCACGAAGAGCGCGTTTGAGGCGCGCACCTCTTCCGCCAGCGCCTCCGCTTCCTCGAGCTTGCGCGTCATTGGCTTGTCGCAGATCACGTGGATGCCCGCGCGCAGGAAGGCGGTCGCGACGGGCGCATGCATATGGTTGGGGGTTACGATCGACACCGCCTCGATCCCGTCGGGCCGCGCCGCCTCTTCGCGCGCCATCACTTCGAAATCCGCGTAGCTGCGCTTGGGGTCCAACCCCAGTGCCGCCGCGGAGCGATGCGCGCGCGCGGCCTCGGAAGCAAGCGCCCCCGCGACCAGCTCGAACCGGTCGTCGAGCCGCGCCGCGATGCGGTGAACGCCCCCTATGAAGGCTCCCTCGCCGCCGCCGACCATGCCGAGGCGCAGTTTGCGATGTCCGTTCGTCTCGCTCATGTCTTGCCCTCCAGCCCGAGAATACGCCGATTGGCACCTTCGTCGGTGCCCGCCCCTGCGAAATCGTCGAATGCGTGATCGGTCACGCGGATGATGTGGCGGGCGATGAATTCCGCCCCCTCGCGCGCGCCGTCCTCAGGATGCTTGAGTGCGCATTCCCATTCAAGCACGGCCCAGCCGTCGAAGTCATGCGCCGCCATCTGCGAGAAGATCCGCCCGAAATCCACCTGCCCGTCGCCAAGCGACCGGAACCGCCCCGCGCGGTCCACCCAAGACTGGTAGCCGCCGTAGACGCCCTGGCGCCCCGAGGATACGAATTCCGCATCCCTGACATGGAAGGCCCGGATACGGTTGTGGCGGCGCGCTTGCCCCTTACCGACTTTCTCAGCAAATACCTCCTCCGTGGGCTCGACGGGCAGATGTTACGTGAAAAAAAGCCGGGAAGCTTTCGTCGATTTTGCTTTAGCGGATTGCGGGTCGGCGTGGTTGGCGCGCCGGAAAAGGTTGACCGGGCGAGGCCCCGGCAATACCAACGATCGAAGGGCGAGATGGCGTCTCGCCCCGATCCCGTTTTTGTCCTGAACGCCCGGACCTGTCGCGCGCGCCTACCGATACCTCGGACGGCGCCGAGGAGGCATCATGGCATTATCCGCAACTCCCAGCACCGCCACCTTCGAGCACAAGCGTATCGGAATGGCGTCTATGGCGCTCGCAATGGCGCTCCTGCCGGTGGGGGACGCGATCTCGAAATCGCTCACCACGGTCATTGCGCCTTTCGAGGTCACCTTGCTGCGCTCATTGGCACAGGCCGCGTTCTTCCTGCCGGTTGCGTGGGTCATGCGTCGTCACCTCGCGGGTCCGATCCTCTCGGGGGCGTCCCTCATCTCGGCCGGGCTGATCGTGACCGTGCTCTATTCGCTCATCACCGCTTTCGAGGTCATGCCCATCGCCACGGCGATCGCGATCTTCTTCGTCGAGCCGCTGCTTCTCACCTTGCTTGCCGGGCCGTTCCTTGGGGAGGTTCCGGGCCCGCGTCGCTTCGCTGCCGTCGGGGTCGGGCTCGTCGGCGCGCTGATCGTGATCCGGCCGAACTTTGCCGTGTTCGGTCCGGTCGCGTTGCTGCCGCTGCTGGCCGCCCTGTGCTATGCGCTCAACATGATCGTCCTTCGCAAGGCGCGTGGCGGGCAATCCCCCGTGAGCTTCCAATTGGGCGCCTCGCTCTGCGCCGCGGGCCTCCTGCTGTTTATCGAGATACTCCGCCAACTCAGCGGGCTCGCTCCGGACCTGCCTCTCTTGCCCGGTTGGACGGGCTATGCGGTGCTCGCCGCCGGGGCGCTGTCGACAGTGACGTTCCTGATGATCACTTTTGCGTTCTCTCGCGTCGAGGCGAGCCTGCTGGCCCCGTTCCAGTATCTCGAGATCGTTGGTGCGACAGTCCTCGGGTTTCTGGTCTTCGGCGACATTCCCGACGGGCTCACGTTCCTCGGCACCGGGATCATCCTGGCATCCGGAATCTATGTCTTCCATCGCGAAAGGGTGCAGGACGGGCCTGACGAAAAGGAGTTTCGTGCGCGCTCCTGAGGCGGCGGCGTCGTTCTCCGTCGTAATGCCAATCTGTCGCGTTGCGGCGGATAGAGCGTGTCATACCAGCAAGTGCGCCAAGAATTGGGAGACGGCTATCTCCTCCTTGCTGGCGCATCACGTTCGTCAAGTGGCTCGCCATTATCTCACGGAAGTGGCTTCCATCAGGGGGAGATGGTCTTGCCCGAAGGCTTGCATTCGGGGGTGGTATGGCGTTTTGCTGCCGTTATCCGCAACAGCCGAAAGGCAGAACCGTTGAAAACCCGTAGCTTCGCCGTAATCGGCCTTGGGACGTTTGGAAGCACTGTGGCGAGCGAACTCGCCCGCTTCGGCAATCCTGTCCTGGGGATCGACATCGAAGGGCGAAATGTTACGAGGCTCGCAGAAACCCTGACAGAGGCCATAATCGCCGATGGCAAGGACGAGGCGGCGTTGCGTGAGGCGGGAGTCGGTAATTACGACGTCGCTGTCGTTGCGATTGGTGAAGACCTCGAGGCCAATGTGCTTTGCACGATGAACGTCAAGATGCTCGGTGTCGAGACGATCTGGGTCAAAGCACTCAATCGCACGCATCACCGCATTCTTACCAAGTTGGGTGCGGATCGTGTGATCCTGCCAGAGCAGGAAGTCGGTCAGCACATCGCGCAGATGCTCCACAATCCCTTGGTGCGGGACTATGTTAGCCTCGGGAACGGTTATCACGTGGTCGACCTGAACGTTCCGGCGAAGCTCGATGGCAAAGTCGTCGGCAGCGCCGCAATTCTCGAGAAATACAACCTCAGGGCCCTCGGTGCCATGCGCGAGAACCAGTATCTGTCTTGCGATAGTGACGAGCTCACGCTGCGTGAAGGTGACAAGCTTCTGCTGCTCGGCAAGCGGTCCGATCTGCGGCATTTCGGAGACGACTTGCGTGACGGTAAATGACCGATGGCGCGCATTTATTCCAAGCGTCAGGCTCCGCATCTCGCACCACCTCTTGTCCTGATCCTCATTTATGCTGGACTCATCGTGCTTGGCTGCGCTGCGCTGAAGCTGCCCTTTGCGACGACCACGCCGATCACGTGGTCTGATGCGGCCTTCACTGCCACGTCCGCCGTAACCGTGACCGGTCTGGCGGTTGTCGATACTGGAAGCGCCTTCACTCTGTTTGGTCAGGCCGTGGTGATGCTGCTGATCCAGCTCGGCGGTCTCGGGCTGATGACTTTTGCCGTGCTGATCCTGTCGATGTTCGGGCTGCCAGTGGGGTTCACCCATCGGCTCTATCTGAGAGAGGACCTGAATCAGACGTCCGCGACGGATTTGCTGGCACTGACCCGGATGATCCTCAAGGTCGTTTTCATTTGCGAATTCGTTGGCGCCGCGCTCCTCGCATCGGTTTTCGTGCCTGAGGCAGGGTGGGGCGAGGGTCTCTGGCAAGCGCTCTTCCACTCGGTCTCCGCTTTTAACAACGCTGGATTCGCGCTTTTCCCGGACAGTTTGAGCAAATGGGTTGGAAACCCGATCATCAATCTTACCATTCCAGCGCTCTACATACTTGGCGGCCTCGGCTTCACGGTCGCCTCCGATATCTGGCGGGTAAGACGTTGGCATCGCTTTTCGTTGCACACCAAGCTGATGCTTGTCGGCACGATAGCGTTGCTCATTTGGTCCGCACTGGCATTCGGGATTATGGAATGGACAAATCCGGGCACGCTGGGGAGCCTCTCGTGGTCCGATCGGCTCTGGGCCAGTTGGTTCCAGGGAGCCACAACGAGAACGGCGGGCTTCAACACTGTCGAGATCGGCAATCTCACAGACGGCACTTCGCTCATGTTCATGACGCTGATGGTCATCGGCGCGGGAAGCACGTCGACCGGCGGCGGCATAAAAGTCACGACCTTCATCGTCCTGCTGCTCGCCACGGTCGCCTTCTTCCGGCAGCGTTCGAGTATCCAGGTCTTCGGGCGCGAGCTCGGTCTCGATCAGGTCATGAAAGTTCTCGCCCTCTCGATTATCAGCGTTCTGCTGATCCTTTGCGCGCTCTTCGCACTGCTGCTCTGCCATGAAGGCGATTTTCTCGATCTTGCCTTCGAGACCACCTCTGCCTTCGGCACCGTCGGCTTGTCGCGCGGCATCACTGGCGATTTTGATGGCGCCGGACGCGCTATCATCATGGCGGTGATGTTCGTGGGCCGCGTAGGTCCTCTCACCCTCGGTTTCCTGCTTGCCACACGGCGGCCCCGACGGATCGGCTATCCGGCCGGAACGGTGTATCTCGGCTAGGACCAGTCATGAATTTCGTATCTTTCATCAACGGTCTTACACTGGTTTTCTTCGCCGCCTTGATGGGCCTCGATGCGCTTCTTTTTTCGGATACAGCCAAGGTTTTTGCGCTCTCCGGCGCACTGGTGGGCGCTTTGGGTGCGACGATCAGCGTCGCCTCCCGCTCGTCCTTTCTCGGTTTGGGGCGGCTTCACGCTTTCCTGCTCACGTCGTCGGTTTGGCTTACCGCCGCAATTGCCGGCGCCGTTCCGCTCGCAATGTGGTCGCTCACTCCCGTGGATGCTCTGTTCGAGGCGATGTCGGGGATTACGACGACGGGCTCTACGGTGATGAGCGGTCTCGATACCACACCGCGCGGCATCATCATGTGGCGAGCGCTGCTTCAGGCTGTCGGTGGCGTCGGGTTCATCGTCACCGGCATCGCCTTGTTGCCGATCCTGAAGGTCGGCGGCATGCAGCTCTTCCGCACCGAGAGCTCGGACAAAGGGGACAAAGAACTGAGCAACACTGCGAAGTTCGCCTCGGTGACGCTGCAGATTTACGTAGCTCTCATCGGGCTTTGTACACTTGCCTACCTTGCTGGTGGCATGAACTTCTTCGACGCGGTGACCCACGCCATGACCACGTTGTCGACCGGTGGATATTCGGGCTATGACGCGTCCTTCGGCCATTTCGACAGCCCATTCCTGCAATGGACCGCGACGCTCTTCATGCTGCTTGGGGCCTTTCCGTTCGCATGGTATATCCGCGGCATCTATCGGCGGACGGTTCGAAGCGAGCAGGTCGAAGCCATGCTGCTCACCTTGGGGGTCGTCATTATCGGGCTGACGGTTTGGCTCGTCTGGACAAGTGGAACGCCGCCGCTGACCGCTCTTCGCATGGTCGCCTTCAACGTCGTCTCTGTCGTGACGACCACAGGCTACGCCACGACCGACTACACTGTCTGGGGGCCGTTCGCGGTTGTTGCCTTTTTCATTCTCTCTGCAGTAGGGGGCTGCACCGGATCGACCGCGGGTGGCGCCAAGGCGATGCGTTGGA
It includes:
- a CDS encoding YtoQ family protein → MKLNVYLAGEIHTDWREAVKSACEGLDIEWSGPVTDHGASDDCGVEIFGAEEDKFWHDRKGASLNAIRIRTGIARCDVLVVCFGEKYKQWNAAFDAGYAAALGKPIIVLQPPEHDHALKEVDAAANAVARTPEQVARALRYVTTAAL
- the katG gene encoding catalase/peroxidase HPI; translation: MDGNEVNTGGKCPVMHGGNTELGSNVMNWWPQALNLDILHQHDTKSDPLGRSFDYAEEVEKLDYEALKADLHALLTESQEWWPADWGHYGGLMIRLAWHSAGSYRLADGRGGAGTGNIRFAPLNSWPDNASLDKARRLLWPLKKKYGNRLSWADLIILAGTVAYESMGLKTFGFGFGREDIWHPEKDTYWGAEKEWLAPSDERYANVDKPDTMENPLAAVQMGLIYVNPEGVNGQPDPMKTAAQVRETFARMAMNDEETAALTAGGHTVGKCHGNGDASALGAEPEAADVDQQGLGWFNPNLKGQASNAITGGPEGAWTTNPLEFDMGYFEMLFGHEWEVTQSPAGAKQWKPVDIAEEDMPRDPSDPTKRRMPMMTDADMAMKVDPIYNEICQKFMADPEYFKDTFARAWFKLTHRDMGPKVRYKGPWVPSEDLIWQDPVPAGSTDWDVEAVKAKIAASDLSVAELVSTAWDSARTYRGSDMRGGANGARIRLAPQKDWKANEPARLQKVLSVLEPIAAEAGASVADVIVLAGNVGVEKAIKAAGHDIAVPFAPGRGDATDEMTDADSFDVLEPLADGFRNWLKQDYVVSPEEMLLDRAQLMGLTAPEMTVLIGGMRAIGANHGGTKHGVFTDREGQLTTDFFVNLTDMGYSWHPVGDGAYEIRDRKTGAVKWTASRVDLVFGSNAILRAYAEVYAQDDASEKFVEDFVAAWTKVMNADRFDLA
- a CDS encoding Gfo/Idh/MocA family protein, yielding MSETNGHRKLRLGMVGGGEGAFIGGVHRIAARLDDRFELVAGALASEAARAHRSAAALGLDPKRSYADFEVMAREEAARPDGIEAVSIVTPNHMHAPVATAFLRAGIHVICDKPMTRKLEEAEALAEEVRASNALFVLTHNYTGYAMVRQARAMVEAGKLGRIRVVQVEYPQDWLTEPVETDGTKQAVWRTDPARAGAAGSLGDIGTHAMNLASFVSCLEPREVCAELTSFVAGRAVDDDVQMLIRYESGAKGMLWASQVSPGNENGLKLRVYGETAGLEWLQTAPDSLRVSPFGEPPYLLSRGGPGLTPEVAEMGRVPAGHPEGFLEAFGNIYSAAADAILAHERGEPRPLGLLPGVADGLAGMRFISAALRSSQAGGVWTAL
- a CDS encoding DMT family transporter — translated: MALSATPSTATFEHKRIGMASMALAMALLPVGDAISKSLTTVIAPFEVTLLRSLAQAAFFLPVAWVMRRHLAGPILSGASLISAGLIVTVLYSLITAFEVMPIATAIAIFFVEPLLLTLLAGPFLGEVPGPRRFAAVGVGLVGALIVIRPNFAVFGPVALLPLLAALCYALNMIVLRKARGGQSPVSFQLGASLCAAGLLLFIEILRQLSGLAPDLPLLPGWTGYAVLAAGALSTVTFLMITFAFSRVEASLLAPFQYLEIVGATVLGFLVFGDIPDGLTFLGTGIILASGIYVFHRERVQDGPDEKEFRARS
- a CDS encoding potassium channel family protein yields the protein MRNSRKAEPLKTRSFAVIGLGTFGSTVASELARFGNPVLGIDIEGRNVTRLAETLTEAIIADGKDEAALREAGVGNYDVAVVAIGEDLEANVLCTMNVKMLGVETIWVKALNRTHHRILTKLGADRVILPEQEVGQHIAQMLHNPLVRDYVSLGNGYHVVDLNVPAKLDGKVVGSAAILEKYNLRALGAMRENQYLSCDSDELTLREGDKLLLLGKRSDLRHFGDDLRDGK
- a CDS encoding TrkH family potassium uptake protein yields the protein MARIYSKRQAPHLAPPLVLILIYAGLIVLGCAALKLPFATTTPITWSDAAFTATSAVTVTGLAVVDTGSAFTLFGQAVVMLLIQLGGLGLMTFAVLILSMFGLPVGFTHRLYLREDLNQTSATDLLALTRMILKVVFICEFVGAALLASVFVPEAGWGEGLWQALFHSVSAFNNAGFALFPDSLSKWVGNPIINLTIPALYILGGLGFTVASDIWRVRRWHRFSLHTKLMLVGTIALLIWSALAFGIMEWTNPGTLGSLSWSDRLWASWFQGATTRTAGFNTVEIGNLTDGTSLMFMTLMVIGAGSTSTGGGIKVTTFIVLLLATVAFFRQRSSIQVFGRELGLDQVMKVLALSIISVLLILCALFALLLCHEGDFLDLAFETTSAFGTVGLSRGITGDFDGAGRAIIMAVMFVGRVGPLTLGFLLATRRPRRIGYPAGTVYLG
- a CDS encoding TrkH family potassium uptake protein; this encodes MNFVSFINGLTLVFFAALMGLDALLFSDTAKVFALSGALVGALGATISVASRSSFLGLGRLHAFLLTSSVWLTAAIAGAVPLAMWSLTPVDALFEAMSGITTTGSTVMSGLDTTPRGIIMWRALLQAVGGVGFIVTGIALLPILKVGGMQLFRTESSDKGDKELSNTAKFASVTLQIYVALIGLCTLAYLAGGMNFFDAVTHAMTTLSTGGYSGYDASFGHFDSPFLQWTATLFMLLGAFPFAWYIRGIYRRTVRSEQVEAMLLTLGVVIIGLTVWLVWTSGTPPLTALRMVAFNVVSVVTTTGYATTDYTVWGPFAVVAFFILSAVGGCTGSTAGGAKAMRWIVFSKAARAQMKVIRLPRRVVSIKYEGRVIENDVLAGVIAFFVIYMATFLGLTTLLGFFGLDFATATSGALTALANVGPGVGPIIGPAGNFSSLSDPVKIILTFGMYLGRLEILTVLVLFKPEFWREIAVLGERA